TCTTGAGCCTGGTGAGCAATGGGTATAAGGTCCCTTCAAGAATATCCAGCTTCGCCTCTTTCATCTTTTCAATAATGTCTGAAGGATAAGCCTCGCCTTGCTTAATGATAGACAGGATGCAAAATTCGAGCACCCCTTCCTCATTTGTGATTGTGTATTTTCGATATTCATGGCAAGTGAGCTTTAGTCTTTTTTGTCAATAATCGCGATTCGTTAAATCCCGTATCATCAACTTGACAATACAAATGTAGGAACATTTTTAGTACTGTGCAATACACAATACCATAGAAAGCAAAATAATTGGTTAAGGATATTACCCTAACAAAGCCGAAAACTCAAGTCCATACTCACTTTCCAAAGAAAATTTGTTTTGAACTGATTTTTTTGAAAAGTGACGAACGGCAATTTTTGAGGGACGAACTACGCAAATCGGGAATAAGTTGTGGATAAACACGGGTCACTCTTTTGTAAACAGTTGTCATTTAACATATTTTTTTTGGGCATTTTGTTTGATTATAACATAGGGCGTTTATTTTTGCTAAAGATGAAGAGACTATTAAGCGTTATACTTCTCAGCCTGATGTGTATTCAGTTACTTCCTATTAAGGAAGTAGGGAAGTTATTGTTTAATAATCAGATAGTTGAAGAGCATGTGGACGGTGCTGCTGAAAACAGCTGCGGCCAGAAATGTGGTTTTAAGCTATTGAAAGACTATTACGGAAGAAACTCTGAACTGAGTGAACAGATTGCGCACGCGCTGATCGTGAGCACCTTACATTACCAGTTGTTCGAGAACATTCCAACCAGCCCCATTAAGGAAATACATACGCCTCCTCCAAACCGCGCCCTTTTTTCATAAACTCTCAACCAGCACCGCTTAGGTGCCTTTTACCTTTTCACACGCTTTTATTTCAAACTGGCAGACGACTTTCCACGTCCTGATTCGGCATGGTGGCCTCATTCCTTCGTGAATGTATCCGCAAACCGATGAATGAAGATGTTGAATTGACGCGTCTGGGCAAATCTCGAAAACCATGAACAAGACATCGCCCTTTTCAAACGTGAAAGGAGACCTGTCCGCAGGCCTCGTAGTATTTCTGATCGCAGTGCCGCTATGCCTGGGTATAGCTTTGGCCTCTGGTGCGCCACTATTCTCAGGCATGATTGCCGGCATCGTTGGTGGCATCGTCATTGGATCATTAAGCGGCTCTAACCTGAGCGTATCAGGTCCTGCAGCCGGTCTTACCACGATCGTACTGGCAGCCATCGGCTCCCTGGGTTCTTTCCCGGTATTTTTAATGGCTGTAGTATTAGCCGGCGGCTTGCAAATATTACTCGGCCTGGCAAGGGCCGGTACCATCGCAAGCTATTTTCCATCGAACGTAATTACCGGTATGCTTACCGCGATCGGTATTACCATTGTACTAAAACAGATCCCACATGCCTTTGGGTACGATAAAACCGCTGAAGTGGACGAGGGCTTTACCGTACAGGCGTTAATCGATACGGCCAGTAATATTCACCCGGGAGCGATAATTATCACCGTTGTGTCTATTCTCATCCTGCTTTACTGGAACAAAATTCCAGTTGTAAAAGCTGTTCCGGCAGCCCTGGTAGCGGTATTGTCGGCCATCGCCATCAATGCCCTGTTCATTGCCACCGGTTCGTCGCTCGCGATCGTTTCGCAGGAACACCTGGTAACGCTCCCAATAGCTACCGACTTTAACAGCTTCCTGGGACTGTTTACCCTGCCTGACTTCAGCAGCCTTACCAATGGCGCTGTCTGGATGTCCGCTGCGACCATTGCTGCGGTGGCATCCATCGAAACTTTGCTGAACGTAGAAGCCACCGATAAACTCGACCCGATGAAACGTCATTCTCCTCCTAACAGGGAACTGATGGCGCAGGGTGTAGGTAACGTGATCAGCGGTATGATTGGCGGTTTGCCCATTACTTCGGTAATTGTGCGCTCTTCCGCTAACATTAATTCCGGCGGTCGCACTAAACTGTCAAGCATTACACATGGTACGCTGTTATTAGTGTGCGCCACCTTCATCCCATTCCTGCTTAACCTCATTCCGCTGGCTACATTGGCCGCCGTACTGCTTGTAACCGGTTATAAACTGTGTAAGATTTCTGTTTTCAAACAAATGTTTGCCAGGGGTAAATACCAGTGGGTACCGTTTATCGTAACTGTAGTGGCCATCATCGCTACCAACCTGTTGGTGGGCGTTGCGATCGGTTTGGCGGTGAGCGTTATCGCGATTTTGCGTGGTAACCTGAAAAGTCCGTACTTCTTCCACAAAGAGAAATACCGCACGGGCGACTTTATCAAGCTGGAACTGGCACAGGAAGTGTCTTTCCTTAATAAAGCGAACATCCTGCTTACACTGGATCATTTACCTGCAGAAAGCACGGTGGAAATTGACGCCAGCAAAACCGTTTACATAGATCAGGACGTACTTGATATTATTCGTGAGTTTACGCAGATTAAGGCGCCTCAAAATAAGATCAAGGTGATTTTGAAGGGATTTAAAGAGGCGTACAAAATTTCAAATACCGATCACCTGTTCCTCGACAAACCTTCTTCCGAGCGGCCGGTGAGCGTAGTAACGAATGGTACACACACAGAATTACTCAAAGAATTACAGTATAACTAACTTAAAAATTGAACAAACATGAGGACGCACGATAAAGTATCCCAGTCAAGCCTTACTCCGGCTACTACATTAGAATTTTTGAAAGAAGGTAATCAGCGTTTTGTGAGCAACCTGCGCATCAACCGCAACCTGTTACAGCAAGTGAACGATACCCGC
This genomic interval from Chitinophaga horti contains the following:
- a CDS encoding SulP family inorganic anion transporter yields the protein MNKTSPFSNVKGDLSAGLVVFLIAVPLCLGIALASGAPLFSGMIAGIVGGIVIGSLSGSNLSVSGPAAGLTTIVLAAIGSLGSFPVFLMAVVLAGGLQILLGLARAGTIASYFPSNVITGMLTAIGITIVLKQIPHAFGYDKTAEVDEGFTVQALIDTASNIHPGAIIITVVSILILLYWNKIPVVKAVPAALVAVLSAIAINALFIATGSSLAIVSQEHLVTLPIATDFNSFLGLFTLPDFSSLTNGAVWMSAATIAAVASIETLLNVEATDKLDPMKRHSPPNRELMAQGVGNVISGMIGGLPITSVIVRSSANINSGGRTKLSSITHGTLLLVCATFIPFLLNLIPLATLAAVLLVTGYKLCKISVFKQMFARGKYQWVPFIVTVVAIIATNLLVGVAIGLAVSVIAILRGNLKSPYFFHKEKYRTGDFIKLELAQEVSFLNKANILLTLDHLPAESTVEIDASKTVYIDQDVLDIIREFTQIKAPQNKIKVILKGFKEAYKISNTDHLFLDKPSSERPVSVVTNGTHTELLKELQYN